One Dioscorea cayenensis subsp. rotundata cultivar TDr96_F1 chromosome 17, TDr96_F1_v2_PseudoChromosome.rev07_lg8_w22 25.fasta, whole genome shotgun sequence DNA window includes the following coding sequences:
- the LOC120280950 gene encoding pseudo histidine-containing phosphotransfer protein 2-like, protein MEHSNLKRLVISMKQNLFDQGYLDEQFYELENLEDDVSPNFVEEVVNTYLKHSSRLMANIEHALEKNPGDFHKLDSYMQQFKGSSSSIGAAKLKDECLKFQEKCEQKNIEGCMRSFQKVKSEHGILKQKLEAYFQLLRQVGPSERATSSN, encoded by the exons ATGGAGCATTCTAACTTAAAACGTCTAGTTATCTCCATGAAACAAAACCTCTTTGATCAG GGATACCTAGATGAACAATTTTATGAACTAGAGAATTTGGAAGATGACGTCAGCCCTAACTTTGTGGAGGAAGTTGTGAACACATACTTGAAGCACTCATCAAGATTGATGGCCAATATAGAGCATGCTTT GGAGAAAAATCCTGGAGATTTCCACAAGCTGGACTCATACATGCAACAGTTCAAGGGTAGTAGTTCAAG CATTGGAGCTGCAAAGCTGAAGGATGAATGCCTTAAATTTCAGGAGAAATGTGAACAAAAGAACATTGAAGG ATGCATGAGATCATTTCAGAAGGTGAAAAGTGAGCACGGCATCCTGAAACAGAAGTTGGAGGCATATTTTCAG